The window GAATCTTTTTACTGCTTTGCAACACAATTCTTTACATCGCTGCTGCAACCATAACTCTTACTGACCGTATAAGTTTTCAAAGAACCGGCTTCACAGGCCGACCCGGATGGCGACGGATCATTGACCATGCTTCGGAGACGGATAGTGAAGTATGATGATGTCGACCTGGGAGGCCGGAGGCGCATCCGGCCGTACCCGGGGGAAGCCCACGCGTCCACGGGGTTTCCGCCCGAAAAGTCCATACTAATTGCAAGTATAGTGCCGGCCGCCCGGCATGTCAATAGATTTTCTTTGGAAATTCTTTTATCCACCGGGCTTCCGCCCTGACCGGAGATGAAACGAAACGCTTTCGCCGCGAACCCGTTCTTTTTAGATTACGCAGTGAAGCGAAGGAACGGTCCCGAGTCATCGAATTTAAAACGGTCCCGCGACACCGGGTCAACACAATTTCGTAAGAACGAGGCATATTATTCATATTCTTTATAATAAATGTAAAGATAAATGCCGGTTGACCGGTGCCACGCGGCTCCTGGCCATGCGGCTGCTTCCTATGCGAGTGCCGCGCATGCGGTTCCTGCCTATGCGGCTCCTGGCGGTCTTTCTGTCGCTGGCATGCCTGTACCTCCCCGGGTCGTCCCTCGCGCAGATCCCTTCCGGCGGCAGAGGGAGCGAGAGCGGGGCCGGCGCCACGGCCGATACGACGGATCTGCCGGTGATCGATTACAACGCAAACTCCATCGAATACGTATTCAGCGACAGCACGCTGGAGATGATCGGAAGCGCCGAGCTGCAATACGGCGACGTCGAGCTGACGGCCGGCCGGTTGAGATATCACACCTATAACGAGCTGCTGACCGCGGACTTCCTGCCCCCTTCGCCGGACATCGATCCCGAGACCAACACCTACCCGCGGCTGCAGGACGACATGAACGTCGTGGTGGGCGATCGCATGCAGTACGACATGAAGACGGGCGAGGGACAGATCTGGAAGGGCCGCACCCAGTACGAGGAGGGGTTCTTCAACGGCGAACTCATCCGGCTCAACGCCGACCGGACCTTCGAAATCGAGGAGGGCACCTACACCACCTGCGACAACCCGAACCACCTGCACTACTATCTCAGATTGGGCGAAGCGAAGGTCGTCCCCGACGACAAGGCGGTCGTCCGGCACGCGACGGCGTACATATTCGGCATACCGGTCTTCTATCTCCCCGTATACGTCTTCTCGGTGAAGAGCGGCCGGCACTCCGGCCTTACGGTACCGAACTACGGCAGCGGCGTGGAGGAGGGCCGGTACCTGCGCAACGAACGAGTACTTCGACCTGAAGGTCACCGGGGACGTCGAGGCCAATACCGGGTTCCTGCTGAAACCGCGGTTCCAGTACCGGCAGGACCGCCGGCTGCGGGGCAGGGCCAGCGGCTCCTGGCGAACCGATTTCAGCGGGAAGACGACCGGCTGGGATATCGCCGGGCAGCACCGGCAGGAACTGCTCCCGGGCCTGACGATCCGCGGACAGACCTCCCTCGCCAAATCGCTGCAGTACCTGCATTCGACGACGCGGGGGACGGACCCCGGGCGCCTGAGGTCCAACACGCGTTCCAGCTTCTCGGTGGACAAGAAGTTCGGGCGGAACAGCCTCAACCTGAGCACGTCCACGTCCAGCACGACCGGCAGGCCGAGCCGGCCGACCACCACGCTGCGGTTCCGGTTCGCGACGCGGCCGATCATACAGCCGCCCAAGCGGCAGACCCGGCGGGGCAGCATGCCGGACTTCGACCGGCCCCGCACGAAGATCGAGGACCGCTGGTATCACTCCATCCTGTTCGGGTTCAACAACTCGCTGCGAAACCGCAGGAACAACGTGCGGCTCGGCCGGGACACGACTTATACGGGCCCGGATACCCGGTACCTCTACCGGCACGACACCATCCGGACCTTTTCCAACGCCTTCAACCTGAGCGCGCCGCAGAAGCTCATGGGCTGGCTGAAAATACGTCCGCAGGCCCGGTACACCCGGACCTGGGAGCAGGACACGGGCGAGGAATCCGACAAGAAGATCGAAACGACGGAAGACCATTCGGTGGGCATGTCGGCCACCACGACGCTGTACGGCCTGTTCCAGCCGAAGATCGGCCGGCTGAACGCGATACGTCACGTGGCCACGCCCCAGATTTCCTTCACCCAGACCGGCGGGCGAAGCGTCCGGAAGTCGATGCGTTTCTCCCTGAAGAACATCCTGCAGGCCAGGACGGAGCACGAGAACCGCGAGAAGAAGTACAACCTGGTGTACGTCAACGCCTCGACCTCCTACAACTTCCAGGCCGATACGAAGAAGCTTGCGGACCTCAAGACCACCGTGCGCATCCCGAGCCGCCGGCTGAACCTGAACCTGTCGCTGAACCACGATTTCTACGATCCCGACACCGACGCGTTCCGGCGGCCCTGGCTGGATCGCATGACGATCAATACGTCCCTCAACCTCGTGGGGCCCCGCAGGGACGGGCGCGGCCAGGGCTTCGGGGACGACGAGTTCGGCGGATCGTTCGGCGACAGTTTTTCCGGCGGCGGATTTTCAGGCGGCGGGTTTTCAGGCGGCGGATTCGGGAGCGACTTCGGCGGGTACGGCGGGTACGGCGACGACCGGTTCGACCAGCGGTTCGCCCAGGTGAAGGGCCCCTGGACGGTGCGGCTCTCGCACCGCTACTCCATCCGGCGCAGCAGCCCCGACGCCGAAGATGGATTCAGCACCAGCAGTCACGAAATCCGGGCCACGAACCGGTTCGGCCTGGCCGACATCACGAACCCGCTCCGGCTGTCCAACCGCGTGACCGACAAGTGGCGCGTCCAGCACTCGATCAACTACGACTACCGCCGCAAGAAGATCGTCTCCCACAGCCTGGACCTGTACCGGCAGCTGCACTGCTGGGAATTCACCTTCCGGTGGGTCCCGAACGGCATCAACAAGGGGATTTACTTCCGGCTCAACCTCGTAGCCCATCCGGACGTGAAGATCGAGCAGGAACGGCGGAGCGGGGGTGAGTGAGGGCGGTTAACGCGCCAGCATCTGCGCCGCCATGGCCCCGGCGGCGCAGATGCTGACCAGGCCGTAGCGGGCGTTCCGCCCGGAACGCAACGGGCAGGCCGTGCGGAAATCTCAAATTACGAAATAAAAAGAAAAACATCGAGAAGAGACACCTGGCTTCCGACTAAAGGAAAAGAAGGACAGGCCAGGACCAGTTCGGAAGATCTTCGCGCAGCAAGTGACTCGCGCAGGTGTTTTTCGGATTCAAATGAGTAGCAACGAAAACCAAACGCGTGCCACGCGTGCCGTATATTTTCGTTTACAGACGGTAAGGATTTTCAATCAATCGATCATATCATGCCGGTCATGCTATCCAAAACCTACGCCGCACTCGTAGCCGCTGGTGCTCCGGAAGCCGCCGCCAGCGAAGCCGCCGAAGAAATCGCGGACTACGAGCGGAGACTGTCTTCCATGCGGAGCGACATTAAACTGATTAAATGGATACTTGGCGTCGTGCTGGCGTGTGTCGTCGTTCCGCTGGTCAAGTCGTTTCTCGAGTAGAGAGGTGGTCTAATGACTTTGCCCAAACGCGAGTTAACAGGCGAACCTGCTGGAGAAGGCAGCGGTTCGAGCAGTGGAAGCGGTAATGGGAATCGACTTAGGGATTTCAAGCTCGACCGGCTGGAAGTGTCCACGAACGACACAGCAGTGAAAGTAGATGATCTCAGAGATGCTGGGGTGAAGATGGAAGAGACGTTGAAACATGTACCTGACAAAGCCTACATGCTGAAGGTCATTCTTACCCTGGGAATTCCTACCCTGATAGGCGTAGTGGCCATTGTTGTAAGATTGTTCAAATAAATCTCCCCAACTACGCGGGCAACGCTTCCATGAACGCCTCCTGGCCCGGCTCCTAACGCGCCAGCAGGAACGCGCCCGCCATGGCGCCGGCGGCGCAGATGCTGACCAGACCGTAGCGGGCGTCACGCCTTTGCATCTCGTTGGCCAGGGTCGTCAGGATGCGCGTGCCCGTGGCCGCCCAGGGATGGCCCACGGCGATGGAGCTGCCGTTGACGTTCACGCGGGACCAGTCGACCGGACCCGTCGGCGCGCCCCTCCAGCCCCGCTCCCACGCGGCCGCGCTGGCCAGGACCTGGGCCGCGAAGGCCTCGTGGATCTCGACGAGGTCCATGTCGGCCAGGGACACGTTGCCGCTTTCGAGGACCCGGGGCACGGCGATAGCCGGCGCCATGAGCAGCCCCTCGGAAGGGTCGTGGGCGGCGTAGGCCATGCCCTCGATGTATGCCAGCGGTTCCAGGCCGCATTCGGCGGCTTTTCCCTCGCTCATCATCAGCACCGCCGCTGCGCCGTCGGTCACGGGCGACGAGTTGCCCGCCGTGAGCGTCCCGTTCTCCGGGTCGAAGACGGGCTTCAGCGCGGACAGGGCCTCGAGCGAGGTGTCGGCCCGCGGTCCGGAATCGGCTTCCTCCCCCAGCAGCGGATGAATCTCGCCGGCCAGTTTGTCGCGGGCTGCCACGGCGTTGCGATGGCTGGCCAGGGCCACCTCGTCCTGCCTTTCGCGCGGGATATCCCACTCCTTGCAGGTCAGCTCCATGTGTTCGCCCATGGTCAGGCCCGTGGACGGCTCGCGGAAGAGGTCCATGGAGGCGCGGGTCAGCGAATCGACCCCGCCGGCCAGGCCCACGTCGATGCGTCCGCCGGCGATGGCGTCGGCGACGACCGTGGCCGCCCGCAGCCCGGTGATGCAGTAGGAGGCCACGGTATGGGCCTCGGCGCGGATCGGCAGGCCGGCCTCGAAGACGAGTTCCCGGGCCAGGTTGGGCTTCAGCGGGTCGGGCGTCATCGTGCCGAAGACGACGGATTCGATCAGCTCCGGGTCGATCCCGCTCCGGTCCAGCATGCCGCGCACGGCGTGCTGGGCCATGGCCAGGGAATCGAGCTCGGCAAAGGCCTTTCCCGACTTGATGAAGGGCGTCCGGCCGCCGGCGACGATGGCGACGCGCTTGAGGGTCATGTGGGGTGCCTTTCGGGGGTGGAGCGGTCAGTCGTACTCAGGATGCATTCCTGACCGCGCTGCTTGCTCAAGATGTCAGGGTCCGACCCATCTCAAAACGGCGAAAAGAAGAGCCAATAGCACAATTAACACTGGAAGCAGCGTTTTACGCAATTCCCATTTAGTGATTCTATCGAGCAAAAAAGCGGCTTCTGCGTGGGATAACCCGTGCGGAACCTCGACTAAAGTAAAAAAAGTACGAGAATTCGGAATGGACTTCGACTGATACTATCTGACAGGTCGAAAGGGAAACGATGAATCGGATGTGGTCCAATGTCTTCAACAGTAATGAATCATGAGCGCGAAACGATAACGGGGAACAGGATGTACCGGAAACTGATCGTATTCATCCAGGCGCTGGCTGCCGTCGGTATACTTGTGATCGCCGTCATCACCTGGATAGGGCAATCCACCAGTGAGTTGCGCATCGAAATGCGAGAGGAATTCCGGTCATTCAGGACAGAAATGCAGGCGTTCAGGGCGGAAATGCAGGAGGAATTCAAGGCGGTCAGAGCTGAAATGCGCTCGTTCAGGAGCGAAGTGCAGGAGGGATTCAAGGCGATCAGGGAGGAGATGCAGGAAGAGCACGCTGATATCAGGGCGGATATACACGACATGAACACAAGGCTTGGCCGCGTGGAAGGGGAAGTCAGGGCGTTGACGCTGGGGCGGGAGTGAGTGCCAGGAAACTGATCCGCGAAGCGGCGCGGAGCGACAAGAACTTAACTGCCGGGCCTCATCCGGTCTCTCAGTGTACGGCGGACCAGCTTGCCTGAAGCGGTATGGGGGAGTTCGTCCACCATGACGACCCGGTAGATTTTGAACAGTGGATTCAGCCTGGAGGAAACCAGGGCCTGGAGTTCCGTTTTTAGGGAATCGGGATCGGCAGCGCCGT is drawn from Gemmatimonadota bacterium and contains these coding sequences:
- a CDS encoding integrase, giving the protein MPVMLSKTYAALVAAGAPEAAASEAAEEIADYERRLSSMRSDIKLIKWILGVVLACVVVPLVKSFLE
- a CDS encoding thiolase family protein — protein: MTLKRVAIVAGGRTPFIKSGKAFAELDSLAMAQHAVRGMLDRSGIDPELIESVVFGTMTPDPLKPNLARELVFEAGLPIRAEAHTVASYCITGLRAATVVADAIAGGRIDVGLAGGVDSLTRASMDLFREPSTGLTMGEHMELTCKEWDIPRERQDEVALASHRNAVAARDKLAGEIHPLLGEEADSGPRADTSLEALSALKPVFDPENGTLTAGNSSPVTDGAAAVLMMSEGKAAECGLEPLAYIEGMAYAAHDPSEGLLMAPAIAVPRVLESGNVSLADMDLVEIHEAFAAQVLASAAAWERGWRGAPTGPVDWSRVNVNGSSIAVGHPWAATGTRILTTLANEMQRRDARYGLVSICAAGAMAGAFLLAR